Proteins encoded together in one Panthera uncia isolate 11264 chromosome A2, Puncia_PCG_1.0, whole genome shotgun sequence window:
- the RINT1 gene encoding RAD50-interacting protein 1 isoform X1, producing MLPAAEIGKAPAAPCCPESGNERKDVEEKNDINIAALFGNEQVSEDTDNGDLTSYVSAFIEKEVGNDLKSLKKLDKLIEQMTENKMQLEEQVLTISSEIPKRIQSALKNAEESKQFLNQFLEQETHLFSSINSHLLTAQPWMEDLGAMINQIEEIERHLAYLKWISQIEELSDNIQQYLMTNNVPEAASTLVSMVELDIKLQESSCAHLLAFTRATVKFWHKILKDKLTSDFEEVLAQLHWPFITPPQSQTVGLSRPAGAPEIYSNLETLFCQLLKLQTSDELLTEPKQLPEKYCLPASPSVILPIQIMLTPLQKRFRYHFRGNRQTNVISKPEWYLAQVLMWIGNHTQFLDEKIQPILDKVGPSVNARLEFSRGLMMLVLEKLAADIPCLLYDDNLFCHLVDEVLLFERELHSLYGYPSTFANCMHILSEDTCFQRWLTVERKFALQKMDSMLSSEAAWISQYKDITDVDEMKVPDCAETFMTLLLVITDRYKNLPTASRKLQFLELQKDLVDDFRIRLTQVMKEETRASLGFRYCAILNAVNYISTVLADWADNVFFLQLQQAALEVFAENNTLSKLQLGQLASMESSVFDDMINLLERLKHDMLTRQVDHVFREVKDAAKLYKKERWLSLPSQSEQAVMSLSSSACPLLLTVRDRLLQLEEQLCFSLFTVFWQVLVEKLDVYIYQEVSKSGRRSGALMAKARVTQTALFQIVLANHFNEGGAAQLQFDMTRNLFPLFSRYCKRPENYFKHVKEACIVLNLNIGSALLLKDVLQSASGQPPATEALNEVGIYKLAQQDVEILLNLRTNWPNTGK from the exons atGACATAAATATTGCAGCTCTTTTTGGAAATGAACAAGTCAGTGAAGATACAGATAATGGTGATCTCACTTCCTACGTGTCtgcatttatagaaaaagaagtTGGAAATGACCTTAAATCTTTAAAGAAACTTGATAAACTCATAGAACagatgacagaaaataaaatgcagttagAAGAACAG GTACTTACAATTTCATCAGAAATCCCTAAAAGAATTCAGAGTGCCttaaaaaatgcagaagaatCAAAGCAATTTCTTAATCAGTTTCTGGAGCAAGAAACTCATCTCTTCAGTTCCATTAACAGCCATTTGCTGACCGCACAGCCCTGGATGGAAGATCTGGGGGCCATGATTAACCAAATTGAAGAGATTGAGCGCCATCTTGCTTACCTTAAATGGATTTCACAAATTGAAGAACTAAG TGATAACATTCAGCAATATCTGATGACCAATAACGTCCCAGAGGCAGCCTCTACTCTGGTGTCTATGGTGGAACTTGACATCAAGCTTCAGGAATCATCTTGTGCTCATCTTCTTGCTTTCACGAGAGCCACTGTTAAATTCTGGCATAAGATCCTCAAGGACAAACTTACAAG TGATTTTGAGGAAGTTTTAGCCCAGCTTCACTGGCCATTCATCACACCCCCCCAGTCTCAGACTGTTGGCTTGAGTCGCCcagcaggtgcccctgagatatACAGTAACCTGGAGACACTGTTTTGCCAGCTTCTGAAACTGCAAACCTC AGATGAATTACTTACTGAGCCAAAACAACTTCCAGAAAAATACTGTCTTCCTGCATCCCCGTCTGTCATCCTGCCCATTCAGATTATGCTGACTCCCCTTCAGAAAAGGTTCAGGTATCACTTCCGAGGGAACCGACAGACTAATGTTATAAGCAAG CCTGAATGGTACTTGGCTCAGGTACTTATGTGGATTGGGAATCACACTCAGTTTCTGGATGAGAAGATTCAGCCAATATTAGACAAAGTAGGCCCTTCGGTAAATGCAAGG CTTGAATTTTCCCGGGGCCTCATGATGCTCGTTCTTGAGAAGTTAGCTGCAGACATCCCATGTCTGCTCTATGATGACAATCTCTTCTGTCATCTGGTGGATGAGGTGCTTTTGTTCGAAAGGGAGCTGCACAGTCTTTATGGCTATCCCAGCACTTTTGCCAACTGTATGCATATTCTGTCAGAGGACACCTGTTTTCAGAGGTGGTTGACTGTGGAGAGAAAAT TTGCTCTTCAAAAAATGGACTCAATGCTTTCATCAGAAGCTGCTTGGATATCCCAATATAAGGATATCACTGATGTGGACGAGATGAAAGTTCCagactgtgcagaaacttttatgACGCTACTCTTGGTTATAACTG ACAGATATAAAAATCTTCCCACAGCTTCCAGAAAACTACAGTTCCTGGAGTTACAGAAGGACTTAGTAGATGATTTCAGGATACGGTTAACTCAGGTGATGAAAGAAGAGACTAGAGCTTCCCTTGGCTTTCGATACTGCGCAATTCTCAATGCTGTGAACTATATCTCAACAGTACTGGCAGACTGGGCTGACAATGTT ttcttcctGCAACTTCAGCAGGCAGCACTGGAGGTCTTTGCAGAGAATAACACCCTCAGTAAATTGCAGCTGGGACAGCTGGCCTCTATGGAGAGTTCTGTCTTTGATGATATGATTAACCTACTGGAGCGTTTAAAGCATGACATGTTGACCCGCCAAGTAGACCATGTTTTTAGAGAAGTTAAAGATGCTGCAAAATtgtataaaaaagaaag GTGGCTGTCGCTGCCGTCGCAGTCGGAGCAGGCGGTGATGTCCCTGTCCAGCTCGGCCTGCCCGCTGCTGCTCACCGTGAGAGACCGCTTACTCCAGCTGGAGGAGCAGCTTTGCTTCTCCTTGTTCACAGTCTTCTGGCAGGTGCTTGTGGAGAAGCTGGATGTGTACATCTACCAAGAAGTAAGCAAGAGCGGGCGGCGTTCCGGGGCCCTGATGGCAAAGGCACGTGTGACGCAAACTGCTCTGTTTCAGATCGTTCTTGCCAATCATTTCAACGAGGGAGGGGCAGCTCAGCTCCAGTTTGATATGACTCGGAACCTGTTCCCCCTGTTCTCCCGCTATTGCAAGAGGCCAGAAAATTACTTCAAACA tgTCAAAGAAGCGTGTATTGTTTTGAATCTGAACATTGGCTCTGCCCTCCTTCTGAAAGACGTCCTGCAGTCAGCCTCAGGGCAGCCTCCTGCCACCGAGGCCTTAAATGAAGTTGGAATTTACAAACTGGCTCAACAAGATGTTGAGATTCTACTTAA
- the RINT1 gene encoding RAD50-interacting protein 1 isoform X2, whose translation MLPAAEIGKAPAAPCCPESGNERKDVEEKNDINIAALFGNEQVSEDTDNGDLTSYVSAFIEKEVGNDLKSLKKLDKLIEQMTENKMQLEEQVLTISSEIPKRIQSALKNAEESKQFLNQFLEQETHLFSSINSHLLTAQPWMEDLGAMINQIEEIERHLAYLKWISQIEELSDNIQQYLMTNNVPEAASTLVSMVELDIKLQESSCAHLLAFTRATVKFWHKILKDKLTSDFEEVLAQLHWPFITPPQSQTVGLSRPAGAPEIYSNLETLFCQLLKLQTSDELLTEPKQLPEKYCLPASPSVILPIQIMLTPLQKRFRYHFRGNRQTNVISKPEWYLAQVLMWIGNHTQFLDEKIQPILDKVGPSVNARLEFSRGLMMLVLEKLAADIPCLLYDDNLFCHLVDEVLLFERELHSLYGYPSTFANCMHILSEDTCFQRWLTVERKFALQKMDSMLSSEAAWISQYKDITDVDEMKVPDCAETFMTLLLVITDRYKNLPTASRKLQFLELQKDLVDDFRIRLTQVMKEETRASLGFRYCAILNAVNYISTVLADWADNVFFLQLQQAALEVFAENNTLSKLQLGQLASMESSVFDDMINLLERLKHDMLTRQVDHVFREVKDAAKLYKKERWLSLPSQSEQAVMSLSSSACPLLLTVRDRLLQLEEQLCFSLFTVFWQVLVEKLDVYIYQEIVLANHFNEGGAAQLQFDMTRNLFPLFSRYCKRPENYFKHVKEACIVLNLNIGSALLLKDVLQSASGQPPATEALNEVGIYKLAQQDVEILLNLRTNWPNTGK comes from the exons atGACATAAATATTGCAGCTCTTTTTGGAAATGAACAAGTCAGTGAAGATACAGATAATGGTGATCTCACTTCCTACGTGTCtgcatttatagaaaaagaagtTGGAAATGACCTTAAATCTTTAAAGAAACTTGATAAACTCATAGAACagatgacagaaaataaaatgcagttagAAGAACAG GTACTTACAATTTCATCAGAAATCCCTAAAAGAATTCAGAGTGCCttaaaaaatgcagaagaatCAAAGCAATTTCTTAATCAGTTTCTGGAGCAAGAAACTCATCTCTTCAGTTCCATTAACAGCCATTTGCTGACCGCACAGCCCTGGATGGAAGATCTGGGGGCCATGATTAACCAAATTGAAGAGATTGAGCGCCATCTTGCTTACCTTAAATGGATTTCACAAATTGAAGAACTAAG TGATAACATTCAGCAATATCTGATGACCAATAACGTCCCAGAGGCAGCCTCTACTCTGGTGTCTATGGTGGAACTTGACATCAAGCTTCAGGAATCATCTTGTGCTCATCTTCTTGCTTTCACGAGAGCCACTGTTAAATTCTGGCATAAGATCCTCAAGGACAAACTTACAAG TGATTTTGAGGAAGTTTTAGCCCAGCTTCACTGGCCATTCATCACACCCCCCCAGTCTCAGACTGTTGGCTTGAGTCGCCcagcaggtgcccctgagatatACAGTAACCTGGAGACACTGTTTTGCCAGCTTCTGAAACTGCAAACCTC AGATGAATTACTTACTGAGCCAAAACAACTTCCAGAAAAATACTGTCTTCCTGCATCCCCGTCTGTCATCCTGCCCATTCAGATTATGCTGACTCCCCTTCAGAAAAGGTTCAGGTATCACTTCCGAGGGAACCGACAGACTAATGTTATAAGCAAG CCTGAATGGTACTTGGCTCAGGTACTTATGTGGATTGGGAATCACACTCAGTTTCTGGATGAGAAGATTCAGCCAATATTAGACAAAGTAGGCCCTTCGGTAAATGCAAGG CTTGAATTTTCCCGGGGCCTCATGATGCTCGTTCTTGAGAAGTTAGCTGCAGACATCCCATGTCTGCTCTATGATGACAATCTCTTCTGTCATCTGGTGGATGAGGTGCTTTTGTTCGAAAGGGAGCTGCACAGTCTTTATGGCTATCCCAGCACTTTTGCCAACTGTATGCATATTCTGTCAGAGGACACCTGTTTTCAGAGGTGGTTGACTGTGGAGAGAAAAT TTGCTCTTCAAAAAATGGACTCAATGCTTTCATCAGAAGCTGCTTGGATATCCCAATATAAGGATATCACTGATGTGGACGAGATGAAAGTTCCagactgtgcagaaacttttatgACGCTACTCTTGGTTATAACTG ACAGATATAAAAATCTTCCCACAGCTTCCAGAAAACTACAGTTCCTGGAGTTACAGAAGGACTTAGTAGATGATTTCAGGATACGGTTAACTCAGGTGATGAAAGAAGAGACTAGAGCTTCCCTTGGCTTTCGATACTGCGCAATTCTCAATGCTGTGAACTATATCTCAACAGTACTGGCAGACTGGGCTGACAATGTT ttcttcctGCAACTTCAGCAGGCAGCACTGGAGGTCTTTGCAGAGAATAACACCCTCAGTAAATTGCAGCTGGGACAGCTGGCCTCTATGGAGAGTTCTGTCTTTGATGATATGATTAACCTACTGGAGCGTTTAAAGCATGACATGTTGACCCGCCAAGTAGACCATGTTTTTAGAGAAGTTAAAGATGCTGCAAAATtgtataaaaaagaaag GTGGCTGTCGCTGCCGTCGCAGTCGGAGCAGGCGGTGATGTCCCTGTCCAGCTCGGCCTGCCCGCTGCTGCTCACCGTGAGAGACCGCTTACTCCAGCTGGAGGAGCAGCTTTGCTTCTCCTTGTTCACAGTCTTCTGGCAGGTGCTTGTGGAGAAGCTGGATGTGTACATCTACCAAGAA ATCGTTCTTGCCAATCATTTCAACGAGGGAGGGGCAGCTCAGCTCCAGTTTGATATGACTCGGAACCTGTTCCCCCTGTTCTCCCGCTATTGCAAGAGGCCAGAAAATTACTTCAAACA tgTCAAAGAAGCGTGTATTGTTTTGAATCTGAACATTGGCTCTGCCCTCCTTCTGAAAGACGTCCTGCAGTCAGCCTCAGGGCAGCCTCCTGCCACCGAGGCCTTAAATGAAGTTGGAATTTACAAACTGGCTCAACAAGATGTTGAGATTCTACTTAA